From Kangiella sp. TOML190, one genomic window encodes:
- a CDS encoding ATP synthase subunit I, translated as MSQTIAKKQRQAAYKMVKLQLAISIILGLLGLLLSKQIALSLLVGALIVVVANFVFTSMVFRKSGAQAASEVKKHFAIGESLKLLLTIGLLIAVFTLLPVQPAALLIGFSIIVLSQWFAPWVVKPSV; from the coding sequence ATGAGTCAAACCATAGCCAAAAAGCAACGCCAAGCAGCCTATAAAATGGTTAAGCTCCAATTAGCCATCAGCATTATTTTAGGCTTGCTCGGATTATTATTATCAAAACAAATTGCCCTTTCTTTATTGGTTGGCGCCCTTATTGTAGTGGTAGCCAATTTCGTTTTTACCAGTATGGTTTTTCGTAAATCAGGAGCGCAAGCAGCGAGCGAAGTGAAAAAGCACTTTGCCATAGGTGAAAGCCTTAAATTGCTGTTAACCATTGGGCTTTTGATAGCAGTATTTACATTATTACCGGTGCAGCCCGCGGCATTATTAATAGGTTTTTCTATTATCGTGCTATCGCAGTGGTTTGCGCCTTGGGTGGTTAAACCGTCAGTTTGA